The nucleotide window AGCCGGCTGGTCAGCGAGCTGGCGCGGGTCGCGCGCGCGAAGGTGCCCGACGTGCGCGTGCTGGTCGGCGCCGCCGAGGACGGCGCCGGTCCGTTCCACGCGGTCGCGCGGCTGCTCGCGCAGCGGTTCGGCATCGCCCCCGGCACGATGATCGTCGAGGCCCGCGAGCGGGTCATCGCCGGCGTCGCCGACATCCTGCAGCCGGCCCGGGTCACCGAGGTCGCGCACCTGCTGGCGCACATGATGCGGGTGCCGTTCGACGACAGCCCGGTCGTGACGCCGCTGCTCGAGTCGCCGCAGCAGCTCGAGACCCGCACGTTCCTGGCCCTGCGCCGCTTCCTCGCCGCCGACGCCGAGCGCCGGCCGCTGGTGCTGGTGCTCGAGAACCTCGAGCTGTGCGGCGCCGAGACGATCAACCTCGTGAACTACCTCGCCGCCGGCCTGCAGTCCGAGCCGGTGCTGATGCTCACGACCGCGCAAGCGTCGCTGTACGATCTCCACCCGGGCTTCGGCGCCGGCGAGTTCGCGCCCGAGCGCATCGATCTGGGCGCGCTCGGCGCCGCCGACTCCGACGATCTCCTGCGCGAGCTGCTCCGGCCGCTCGGCGCGGTGCCGGATCGCCTGCTGGCCCACGCGCGCTCGCTCGGCGGCTCGCCGCGGGCCTTGCAAGAGCTGGTGCGCCTGCTGCTCGAGTGCGAGTGCATCGCGCGCGGCCCCGGCGCGAGCTGGCGGCTCGACGCCGTGCGCCTGGCCGAGACCCAGCTGCCGCGCACGTACGAGCAGCTGGTGATGGCGCGGCTCGCGGTCATGGCGCCGGTCCACCGGCGCGTGCTCGAGATGGCCGCGACCGTCGGCGAGGTCTGCTGGATGGACGCGGTGCTCGCGCTCGAGCGCGGCGAGACCCTGCGCATCGACGACCCCGACGGCCCCACCCTCGCCCAGATCGCGTCGTCGGGCGATCACTCGCGCACCACGGTCGCCGCGGCGTTGACCAAGCTGGTCGAGCACGAGTGGCTGCTCGAGTCGGATCCGCCGACGATGTCGGGCGAGCGCGAGCTGCGGTTCGCGTACCCGATCCTCCACCAGCTGGTCAGCGGCGGCGTCGACGACGCCCGCCGCCGCCAGTACCACCGGCTGGCCGCGCAGTGGCTCGAGCTGCGGCCCGAGGGCCGCGGCCCGGCGGCGCAGGAGCACGTCGCGCGGCACCTCGAGCAGGCCGGCGAGCTGCGCGAGGCCGCCGGCCGCTACCGCCGCGCCGCCGAGGCCGCCCGCGGCGCCTACGACAACGATCGCGCGATCCGCCTCTACGATCGCGCGCTGGTGTGCGTCGGCGACACCGACCACGCGGCGCGCATCCACCTCTGGCACGACCTCGGGTCGGTCTACGAGCACATCGGCGACTTCGAGGCGGCGCTGGGCGCGTTCGAGCGCATGCTGCGGCTGTCGTGGGTCGGCGCGTCGAAGGCCAAGGCCGCGGTCGCGTTCAACAAGATGGGCCGGGTCTGGCGCCGCAAGGGCGACCTCAAGCTCAGCCTCGAGTACCTCGAGCGCGGCGCCGAGCTGTTCCGCGCCGCCGGCGACGCCCGCGGCATCGCCGGCTCGCTCGACGACGTCGGCAAGGCGCTCAACCTCCTGGGCCGCTACGACGAGGCGTTCGCCAAGATCACCGAGGCCCTGGTCCGCCGCGGCAAGGGCGGCGACAAGCGCTCGATCGCCGCGTCGCTGTCGAACCTCGGCGTCGTGCAGCAGGCCCGCGGTGAGCACGAGGCCGCGTTCAACTGCCACCGCGAGGCGCTCGAGCTGCGCCGCGCCGCCGGCGATCGCTGGGGCGCGGTGGTGTCGCTCAACAACCTCGCGGTGCTCCACTACACGCTCGGCGATCACGCCGACGCGCGCGCCGGCTGGACCGAGGCGCTGGCCGAGGCCGAGGCCATCGGCTCGCTGCCGATGGCGGCGATGGTGCTCACCAACCTGGGCGAGGTCGCGATCGAGGAGAACAAGCTCGAGGAGGCGCGCAGCCGACTCGAGGACGCGCTCGAGATCGTCGAGGATCTCGAGGACCTCCAGCTCGAGAGCGAGTGCTGCCGCAACCTGGCCGTGCTCGAGAACCAGCTCGGCGCGATCGGCAAGGCCCGGGACTTCGCCGAGCGCGCGCTGGCCGTCGCCACCACCGCCGGGCTCAAGGAGCTCGAGGGCCAGGCCCTGCTGACCATCGGCCTGGTCCTGTCGACCAGCCTGTACGACGCCGAGCGCACGGAGATCATGGACGCGCCCGGCGAGCCGCCCGCGGAGGCCTACTTCCGGCGCGGGCTCGCGGTGCTGCGCGGCATCGGCCACGACGGCGCAACCGCGCGCGGCCTCGAGCTCTACGGCCGCTACAAGATCGAGAACGGCGAGCCCGACGCCGGCAAGGATCTGCTGCGCGAGGCGCTCGCGATCTACGCGCGGCTCGGCATGCGCC belongs to Myxococcales bacterium and includes:
- a CDS encoding tetratricopeptide repeat protein, whose translation is MASAETGPTPEIDGDLFGDGEEELTQAIPAVYDLRSRFTGRKDALTALERLFTATIAERTLGFAVVIGQPGIGKSRLVSELARVARAKVPDVRVLVGAAEDGAGPFHAVARLLAQRFGIAPGTMIVEARERVIAGVADILQPARVTEVAHLLAHMMRVPFDDSPVVTPLLESPQQLETRTFLALRRFLAADAERRPLVLVLENLELCGAETINLVNYLAAGLQSEPVLMLTTAQASLYDLHPGFGAGEFAPERIDLGALGAADSDDLLRELLRPLGAVPDRLLAHARSLGGSPRALQELVRLLLECECIARGPGASWRLDAVRLAETQLPRTYEQLVMARLAVMAPVHRRVLEMAATVGEVCWMDAVLALERGETLRIDDPDGPTLAQIASSGDHSRTTVAAALTKLVEHEWLLESDPPTMSGERELRFAYPILHQLVSGGVDDARRRQYHRLAAQWLELRPEGRGPAAQEHVARHLEQAGELREAAGRYRRAAEAARGAYDNDRAIRLYDRALVCVGDTDHAARIHLWHDLGSVYEHIGDFEAALGAFERMLRLSWVGASKAKAAVAFNKMGRVWRRKGDLKLSLEYLERGAELFRAAGDARGIAGSLDDVGKALNLLGRYDEAFAKITEALVRRGKGGDKRSIAASLSNLGVVQQARGEHEAAFNCHREALELRRAAGDRWGAVVSLNNLAVLHYTLGDHADARAGWTEALAEAEAIGSLPMAAMVLTNLGEVAIEENKLEEARSRLEDALEIVEDLEDLQLESECCRNLAVLENQLGAIGKARDFAERALAVATTAGLKELEGQALLTIGLVLSTSLYDAERTEIMDAPGEPPAEAYFRRGLAVLRGIGHDGATARGLELYGRYKIENGEPDAGKDLLREALAIYARLGMRRGEKVQQQLQGV